A part of Tachysurus vachellii isolate PV-2020 chromosome 4, HZAU_Pvac_v1, whole genome shotgun sequence genomic DNA contains:
- the grap2b gene encoding GRB2-related adapter protein 2b codes for MEAIGKFDFTATADDELSFKKGDAIKILGTKDNWYRAERHGLQGFVPRNYITLNIPSWYQEDMSRRASESTLMPQPIGSFIIRGSQSSPGNFSISVRHEADVQHFKVLQDNKGQYFLWDEKFSSLNELVKYYTVNSVSKHSSIRLFSEQRSQNPAPDPRPVPQERRNKVSGFQNRPLPCPTDTLPPPQETRYQSEPTGPPKCPANMFPPPQASLLKVKALYDFIAEEQDELNFSAGDIIEVVDQSESFWWVGRVRGRTGLFPTNYIIPL; via the exons ATGGAGGCAATCGGCAAGTTCGACTTCACCGCCACGGCCGATGATGAGCTGAGCTTCAAGAAAGGAGATGCAATTAAG ATTTTGGGCACTAAGGATAACTGGTACAGAGCTGAACGACACGGTCTGCAAGGCTTCGTTCCAAGAAATTACATTACCCTCAACATCCCCAG CTGGTATCAGGAGGACATGAGTCGTCGGGCATCTGAGAGCACTCTCATGCCCCAGCCGATAGGATCGTTTATCATCCGTGGCAGCCAGAGCTCTCCGGGAAACTTCTCTATTTCTGTCAG GCATGAGGCGGACGTCCAGCACTTTAAGGTGCTCCAGGACAACAAAGGGCAGTATTTTCTGTGGGATGAAAAATTCAGCTCTCTGAATGAACTCGTGAAGTACTACACAGTCAATTCTGTCTCCAAGCATAGCTCGATACGCCTCTTTTCAGAACAGAGG AGTCAAAACCCAGCTCCAGATCCCAGACCGGTCCCTCAG GAGAGAAGAAATAAGGTATCAGGGTTTCAGAACAGACCCCTACCTTGTCCTACAGATACACTTCCGCCTCCACAG gagactaGATATCAGAGCGAACCAACAGGGCCACCAAAGTGTCCTGCAAACATGTTTCCACCtccacag GCATCACTGTTAAAGGTTAAGGCTCTGTATGACTTCATAGCTGAGGAACAGGATGAACTTAACTTCAGTGCTGGCGACATTATAGAAGTcgtggaccaatcagaatccttCTGGTGGGTGGGACGAGTACGAGGGAGGACAGGACTCTTCCCCACCAACTACATCATTCCTTTATGA
- the LOC132844906 gene encoding protein FAM83F-like, which produces MAESQLECMEDGSIVETIHESRPEFYYSETHRSALEELLRKGDGAFKELLRKDDAKDFLSPPEVNVIKSTVEKYSTQEDLSVATPRIHTDDTTSLRSTYWPEISDIQLPELDIGWPHSGFFKGVMRAMVYAHPPKDNGPHIKEVVRKLIRDAHKVIAIVMDLLTDLQILQDLLDAASQRNVAVYIILDSKGAPHFIDMCNRLQVNQKLFQNIRTRMLRGVGLDLSYGRIPGSLSNKYMLLDGDKVMFGSYSFSWISSRMDRNIITVMSGQIVDFFDRDFRELYAMSREIKLFKEVSVSKPVKAPSKAPSTRMTIPTRPALPVTSRFQVSLGERGTLRVPAHKYYNPKYELAIGSLPEDTTRQDLITKMEESIKMFAAEGNPLEEDDEMETFTPHSSLNSKKGTKLICVPSKKKKIFKMKLRKSKRKGDENEGGKEGESESGPSTTTKLTSTIEDITEIPEKPTAESQTSEKTKSKKKKKSTSSQSEDQGSESQKDSKKCVIS; this is translated from the exons aTGGCTGAGTCCCAGCTAGAATGCATGGAAGACGGAAGTATCGTTGAGACCATCCATGAGTCCAGGCCGGAGTTTTACTATAGTGAGACGCACCGGTCGGCGCTCGAGGAACTGCTGCGTAAAGGTGACGGTGCTTTTAAGGAGCTCCTCCGCAAGGACGACGCTAAGGACTTCCTTTCGCCTCCTGAGGTCAATGTGATCAAAAGCACTGTAGAAAAATACAGCACGCAAGAGGACCTAAGCGTAGCGACGCCTCGGATACACACAGACGACACGACGTCTTTACGCTCGACCTACTGGCCCGAGATCTCCGATATCCAATTGCCGGAATTGGACATAGGCTGGCCGCACTCTGGCTTCTTTAAAGGGGTGATGCGCGCGATGGTGTACGCGCACCCGCCCAAAGACAACGGCCCGCACATTAAAGAAGTCGTCCGTAAGCTGATCCGAGACGCACACAAG GTTATCGCTATCGTGATGGACCTTCTCACAGATCTTCAGATCCTACAAGATCTTCTGGATGCCGCTTCCCAGCGTAACGTTGCTGTCTACATTATACTGGACAGCAAGGGAGCGCCACACTTCATCGACATGTGCAACAGACTGCAGGTCAACCAGAAGCTTTTCCAG AACATCCGAACCCGCATGCTGAGAGGTGTTGGACTTGACCTGTCCTATGGGAGGATCCCTGGGAGTTTGAGCAACAAGTACATGCTTCTCGATGGAGACAAAGTGATGTTCGGATCTTACAG CTTCTCCTGGATTTCATCCCGTATGGACAGAAATATAATCACCGTCATGTCAGGACAGATTGTCGACTTTTTCGACCGGGATTTTAGGGAGCTTTATGCCATGTCACGTGAGATTAAACTCTTCAAGGAGGTTAGCGTCAGTAAACCTGTCAAAGCACCTAGCAAAGCACCATCGACCCGCATGACCATACCGACACGACCCGCACTACCCGTCACCTCCCGCTTCCAAGTGAGTCTGGGAGAAAGAGGAACTCTGAGAGTTCCCGCCCACAAATACTACAACCCTAAATACGAGCTAGCGATTGGCAGCCTTCCTGAAGACACCACTCGACAGGATCTAATAACCAAAATGGAGGAATCTATCAAAATGTTTGCAGCAGAGGGGAATCCATTGGAAGAAGACGATGAGATGGAAACGTTCACCCCACATTCGTCTCTGAATAGCAAAAAAGGTACCAAATTAATATGTGTACcatcaaagaagaagaaaatatttaaaatgaaactgcGAAAATCAAAACGAAAAGGAGATGAGAATGAGGGCGGAAAAGAGGGTGAGAGTGAGTCTGGTCCCTCTACTACAACAAAACTGACCAGTACTATAGAAGATATTACAGAGATCCCAGAGAAACCTACTGCTGAATCGCAGACGTCTGAGAAAACAAAgagtaaaaagaagaaaaagagcacGTCATCGCAAAGTGAAGATCAGG gttCAGAAAGCCAGAAAGACAGCAAAAAGTGTGTCATCTCCTGA